One window of Papaver somniferum cultivar HN1 chromosome 9, ASM357369v1, whole genome shotgun sequence genomic DNA carries:
- the LOC113311887 gene encoding uncharacterized protein LOC113311887, with amino-acid sequence MGDFNCILRLDEEKGGLEPRTSTINEFSDWMNDNNLFEADFLGTKFTWTNGQSGSHRIISMLDRAVINAAWLAKFDNWRFHGSLDFIFTYKLKRLKGVIKEWNLTAFGNIHSKLKQDQLRFESAALCSDEDPNDVSKLNLMKDVMARLSETRLQHNSMLKQKERNQWLVEGSSNATFFHNSIRIRRSSNTISELTDSDGLIISDYDQLHDHVVQFYEDKFNVNESDLDASLFDYEHVSISEEESLVMDRIPTPDKIKQAVFDLGADSAPGPDGFSGCFYRHCWDIINEYLTKAINFVGILVRFQMG; translated from the exons ATGGGAGATTTCAATTGTATCCTTCGACTTGATGAGGAAAAGGGTGGTCTTGAGCCTAGGACTTCAACAATTAATGAattttcagattggatgaatgaTAATAATCTTTTCGAAGCAGATTTCTTGGGTACTAAATTTACTTGGACTAATGGTCAGTCGGGTTCTCACAGAATCATTAGTATGTTGGATCGTGCTGTTATCAATGCTGCTTGGTTAGCGAAATTTGataattggcggt TTCATGGTTCTCTTGATTTCATATTTACTTATAAACTCAAGAGGCTAAAGGGGGTGATTAAGGAATGGAATCTTACGGCTTTTGGTAATATTCATTCTAAGTTGAAGCAAGACCAGCTGAGGTTTGAATCTGCGGCTCTTTGCTCGGATGAAGATCCTAATGATGTTTCCAAACTTAATCTTATGAAGGATGTTATGGCTAGGCTTAGTGAGACTCGGCTTCAACATAACTCTATGCTTAAGCAAAAGGAAAGGAATCAGTGGCTTGTGGAGGGTTCAAGCAACGCTACTTTCTTCCATAATAGCATTCGCATTCGTCGGAGTTCTAATACTATTTCAGAATTAACAGATAGTGATGGCCTTATTATTTCAGACTATGATCAGTTGCATGACCATGTGGTGCAGTTCTATGAGGACAAATTTAATGTCAATGAGTCTGATTTGGATGCTAGTttatttgattatgagcatgTTAGTATCTCAGAGGAAGAAAGTCTTGTTATGGACAGAATTCCTACTCCTGACAAAATTAAACAAGCAGTTTTTGATCTTGGAGCTGATAGTGCTCCAGGGCCGGATGGTTTTTCTGGTTGTTTCTATCGTCATTGCTGGGACATTATTAATGAATATTTGACTAAGGCAATTAATTTTGTTGGAATACTGGTCAGATTCCAAATGGGGTGA
- the LOC113311888 gene encoding uncharacterized protein LOC113311888, producing the protein MGEQSFDGKPAVVIPQDYYEEGCQIWCFSLIGRLDLKGIKLNDVKINLEQQWKLGEAKVQFIPMNRGFFIIKLLTQEYKENFYREGNKDPWIVNEQPLRLIEWYPGFDVDKQYTSHSTVWVKFPGLPVEMWVEKTLLALGKSLGTPIVVDKRTLNHEYGHYASVLIDIDFAKLNTDYVYVEAGGRNFLQPFEILKRPKYYSKCKIVGHLDSECRKKHVTAVNTPPVTASTSQQSHALVIHQGETNTAWQVAGQNKNGKKNRKGRVDNNVQPATVSIEDTVELEQQLEDELVNSEAILRRATAEFERAKQAKLAHSVLVNMEKSLSTVALNTKPVGNVELARTRLPNPVGETLNNPLLEINKVDEVAKRAKQQQLIALQAKIDALRDNDSMSDSEESELGVRARKGSSPRLKSSSNTSHPVKLSKTQTPKFNYAGSLLEHKWICS; encoded by the exons ATGGGGGAACAATCGTTTG ATGGAAAACCAGCTGTGGTTATTCCGCAAGATTATTATGAAGAGGGCTGTCAAATATGGTGCTTCAGTCTCATTGGGAGGCTGGATCTCAAGGGTATCAAACTCAATGATGTTAAGATTAACTTGGAACAACAATGGAAGCTTGGAGAGGCTAAGGTGCAGTTCATCCCCATGAACCGgggattcttcatcatcaagttgttAACACAGGAATACAAAGAAAATTTTTATCGTGAGGGTAACAAGGATCCATGGATTGTGAACGAGCAACCTTTACGTCTGATCGAATGGTATCCAGGGTTCGACGTTGATAAACAATATACCTCTCACTCTACCGTCTGGGTCAAGTTTCCAGGTCTTCCGGTTGAAATGTGGGTGGAGAAGACGCTGTTAGCTTTAGGAAAATCTCTTGgaactcctattgtggttgataagCGAACCCTAAACCATGAGTATGGGCATTACGCCTCAGTCCTGATCGATATTGATTTTGCAAAGCTTAATACAGATTATGTTTATGTTGAAGCTGGTGGACGCAATTTTTTGCAACCATTTGAAATCTTGAAAAGGCCGAAATATTATTCCAAGTGCAAAATAGTTGGTCACCTAGACTCAGAGTGCAGAAAGAAGCATGTTACTGCAGTTAATACGCCACCCGTTACTGCCAGTACGTCGCAGCAATCTCATGCTCTAGTTATCCACCAGGGTGAGACTAATACAGCATGGCAAGTTGCAGGTCAAAATAAGAATGGTaaaaaaaatcgaaagggaaGAGTTGATAACAACGTACAGCCTGCTACTGTGAGCATTGAAGACACTGTTGAGTTGGAACAACAGTTAGAAGATGAACTCGTGAATTCCGAAGCAATTTTGCGCAGGGCTACAGCTGAGTTTGAGAGAGCCAAACAAGCTAAGCTTGCGCATTCAGTTTTAGTTAACATGGAAAAGTCGCTGAGTACTGTTGCCTTGAATACTAAGCcagttgggaatgttgaattggcaagaactagacTTCCTAATCCTG TTGGTGAGACTTTGAATAACCCTCTTTTGGAGATTAATAAGGTTGATGAAGTAGCTAAACGTGCTAAGCAGCAGCAGTTGATAGCTCTTCAAGCAAAAATTGATGCTTTGAGAGATAATGATTCCATGTCGGACTCGGAAGAATCTGAATTGGGAGTTCGTGCTCGAAAGGGTTCTTCACCAAGACTAAAATCCTCCTCAAATACTTCTCATCCAGTAAAGCTATCTAAAACTCAAACCCCCAAATTTAATTATGCAGGTTCTCTTTTGGAACATAAATGGATTTGCTCGTGA